The following proteins come from a genomic window of Paenibacillus spongiae:
- a CDS encoding phytanoyl-CoA dioxygenase family protein, whose amino-acid sequence MLTQAQLAEFEKNGFLKGSVVLNDDEVEELREELALVMEGKTVKKPVLNHNMLDGGSLYDDMKMTVTERVVQIVNIWMASEKFYQHAAHPIITEEISQLCSNTDTLRIWHDQIQYKPPVSGGPTGWHQDHPLWPIIQPADLVSAWVALDDAVIENGCMWMVPGSHKWGDHQKHLASTKDFKPYHKNPELLPEGAVVEAVPFEIKKGQVGYHHSLTWHGSPHNRSEMHRRAIAVHYMPGHTRYEPSANHPMHQFVNVKPGELMSGSHFPVVFGKAI is encoded by the coding sequence ATGTTGACGCAAGCGCAGCTGGCAGAATTTGAAAAGAACGGTTTTTTGAAGGGGAGCGTCGTGTTGAACGACGATGAGGTTGAAGAGCTTCGTGAAGAGCTGGCTCTCGTTATGGAAGGCAAGACGGTGAAGAAGCCCGTATTGAATCACAACATGCTGGATGGCGGTTCGCTGTATGACGATATGAAAATGACGGTCACGGAGCGGGTTGTTCAGATTGTAAATATATGGATGGCAAGCGAAAAGTTCTATCAACATGCGGCTCACCCGATCATTACGGAAGAGATCTCGCAGCTCTGCAGCAATACCGATACGCTTCGGATATGGCATGACCAAATTCAATACAAGCCACCGGTCTCGGGCGGTCCGACGGGCTGGCATCAGGATCATCCGCTGTGGCCGATCATTCAGCCGGCCGATCTGGTCAGCGCCTGGGTAGCGCTGGACGATGCCGTCATCGAGAACGGCTGCATGTGGATGGTGCCTGGCAGCCATAAGTGGGGCGACCATCAGAAGCATCTGGCTTCTACGAAAGACTTTAAGCCTTACCACAAAAATCCGGAGCTGCTGCCGGAGGGCGCCGTTGTGGAAGCCGTTCCTTTCGAGATTAAGAAGGGGCAGGTCGGCTACCATCACTCGCTCACCTGGCATGGCAGCCCGCATAACCGTTCGGAGATGCACCGCAGAGCGATTGCCGTCCACTATATGCCGGGCCATACGCGCTATGAGCCTTCAGCGAACCATCCGATGCACCAATTTGTCAATGTAAAGCCTGGAGAACTGATGTCCGGAAGTCACTTCCCGGTCGTGTTCGGGAAGGCAATTTAA
- a CDS encoding helix-turn-helix transcriptional regulator: MHMGNLIDLTPTVNFATRQTSEPGEYWGARIIPDCQLIYVLSGEVQLLLGPGRYSVQPGECVFYGHNSPHILTSVRHSTFYSLHFAWHASSSHPVHPAYHLKDVRESEMNRPPEPYSVTIEGRGDIAIPHHFVLSSGVEPIMARIVKAYQQPDDWGASFAMRALLMELLLTIIRTVTEQTIGEMESKIEHALQAMREQPTNNWSVAELARLCGYHPSYFAKLFAEQTGISPKQYIISERIKLAKLALLKGESIEAVAEQLGYTSVHYFSNNFKKETGLTPSEFRQMPGRMNRERI, encoded by the coding sequence ATGCATATGGGGAATTTAATCGACTTGACGCCGACGGTAAACTTTGCGACTAGGCAGACTTCCGAGCCCGGCGAATACTGGGGGGCCCGCATTATTCCGGATTGCCAGCTCATCTACGTGTTATCCGGGGAAGTACAGCTCCTGCTCGGCCCGGGCCGTTATTCCGTCCAGCCTGGAGAATGCGTCTTCTACGGTCACAACAGTCCGCATATTCTGACCAGCGTCCGCCATTCTACGTTTTACAGCCTGCACTTCGCATGGCATGCGTCTTCATCACATCCGGTTCATCCGGCCTATCATCTTAAAGATGTACGGGAATCGGAGATGAATCGTCCGCCCGAGCCCTACAGCGTGACGATCGAAGGCCGCGGCGACATCGCCATCCCGCACCACTTTGTGCTCAGCAGCGGCGTGGAGCCTATAATGGCCAGAATCGTGAAGGCTTATCAGCAGCCGGACGACTGGGGGGCCTCCTTCGCCATGCGGGCGCTTCTTATGGAGCTGCTGCTGACGATCATAAGAACGGTCACGGAGCAGACGATCGGGGAGATGGAGAGCAAGATCGAGCATGCGCTGCAGGCCATGAGGGAGCAGCCGACGAATAACTGGTCCGTAGCGGAGCTTGCGCGGTTATGCGGGTACCACCCGAGTTATTTTGCCAAGCTGTTTGCCGAACAGACGGGCATATCGCCCAAGCAATATATCATCTCCGAGCGGATCAAGCTCGCGAAGCTGGCTCTCTTGAAGGGCGAATCGATTGAAGCTGTCGCCGAACAGCTCGGCTATACAAGCGTCCACTATTTCAGCAATAATTTTAAGAAGGAAACCGGGCTCACGCCGAGCGAATTCCGCCAGATGCCCGGCCGCATGAACCGCGAACGCATATAA
- a CDS encoding family 4 glycosyl hydrolase, producing the protein MKKLTLIGGGGVRAVLFTKSLTLKAEEAGITDLVLHDTDEEQLHIIGQLCKIVIAQSGVNLKLRTTTDIRYALSGADYIVTTIRVGKEMSRYTDEQIALNRGVIGQETTGPAGFSMAIRTIPVLMHYCELAKELAPQAWIFNFSNPSGLVTQALRSAGYDRVIGICDTPSHTKLRMAQAMGVDPKELYVEFFGLNHLSWVSKVIYKGDNILARLKNDASFVAQVEEFKMFDIDLMRTLPYLPNEYLYYYYHREQALDNINRSGMTRGQMIAHNNKDMIAALKETDIAGNPNQALQIYLYYTQKREASYMAIETNSGSKQLAQEGELELPNSLGYAGVMLDYVASLQTGGRSDIVLNVPNAGSIDGLEDDDVVEVSCVVDGNGAKPVKIGEVPENMYLLMKTVKRFERLTVEAVRHQSRELAVEALMVHPLVSSYSLAKVLVDDYMKAYRELLGEWT; encoded by the coding sequence ATGAAGAAATTAACGTTGATCGGCGGGGGCGGCGTCAGGGCCGTCCTTTTCACGAAGAGCTTGACGCTTAAGGCGGAGGAAGCGGGGATTACGGATCTGGTGCTGCATGATACGGATGAAGAGCAGCTGCACATTATCGGCCAGCTGTGCAAGATCGTTATTGCACAGAGCGGTGTTAATCTGAAGCTCCGTACAACAACCGATATCCGTTATGCGCTGTCTGGCGCGGACTATATCGTCACGACGATCCGCGTCGGCAAGGAGATGTCCCGGTATACCGACGAGCAGATTGCTTTGAACCGCGGGGTGATTGGACAAGAAACGACGGGACCGGCCGGATTCTCCATGGCCATTCGCACCATCCCTGTTCTGATGCATTATTGCGAGCTGGCCAAGGAGCTTGCACCGCAAGCGTGGATCTTCAATTTCTCGAATCCATCGGGACTCGTGACGCAGGCGCTGCGAAGCGCGGGCTACGACCGCGTGATCGGCATCTGCGACACTCCGAGCCATACGAAGCTGCGCATGGCGCAAGCGATGGGTGTTGATCCGAAGGAGTTGTACGTTGAGTTCTTCGGCCTGAACCATCTGTCTTGGGTGAGCAAGGTTATTTACAAAGGCGATAATATACTGGCTCGGCTGAAGAATGACGCGTCATTCGTCGCACAAGTGGAAGAGTTCAAGATGTTCGACATTGATCTGATGCGGACGCTCCCCTATCTTCCTAACGAATATCTCTATTATTATTACCATCGTGAACAGGCCCTCGATAATATTAACAGATCCGGCATGACCCGCGGTCAAATGATCGCACATAACAATAAGGATATGATTGCGGCGTTGAAAGAGACCGACATCGCCGGAAATCCGAATCAAGCGCTGCAAATTTATCTCTATTACACCCAGAAACGCGAAGCCTCGTATATGGCGATCGAGACGAACTCCGGTTCGAAGCAGCTAGCGCAGGAGGGGGAGCTGGAGCTTCCGAATTCGCTCGGCTATGCCGGCGTTATGCTTGATTATGTTGCATCGCTTCAGACCGGCGGGCGCAGCGACATCGTCCTCAACGTGCCCAATGCAGGAAGCATAGACGGACTTGAGGATGACGATGTCGTGGAGGTTTCATGCGTCGTTGACGGGAATGGTGCGAAGCCGGTCAAGATCGGCGAAGTGCCTGAAAATATGTACCTGCTCATGAAGACCGTGAAGCGGTTCGAGCGTCTGACCGTGGAAGCGGTGCGGCATCAATCCCGGGAATTAGCGGTTGAGGCGCTCATGGTTCACCCGCTCGTTAGTTCCTATTCGCTTGCGAAGGTTCTCGTTGACGATTATATGAAAGCATACCGCGAGCTCTTGGGAGAGTGGACATAA
- a CDS encoding carbohydrate kinase family protein, translating into MKKFDAIVIGDVNIDLVVVGYDRPPLPGQEIFVDNIMTHLGGGAALFSLSLAKLGLKLAFNGILGDDYYGRFLMKQFEQYGIDTSYINLSQTANTGISIALHPEKDRSFITYAGSNAQLSLRQLDRSSVAEGRHVHLTCYKGSANHADYMETVMELKKLGVTLSFDTGWDDTGEWYRGILDLAAQIDVFFMNETEAMHYTRCATVEEAITHLARHGKHVVVKLGSKGAMAIVDGKRIYHPGFQVEARDTTGAGDSFNAGYIYGYLTGKEPAECLVYGNACGALSVSAYGGSTGTLDHEAMLRFIAGHTDASALQEEARG; encoded by the coding sequence TTGAAAAAATTCGATGCAATTGTCATAGGGGATGTGAATATTGATTTAGTCGTTGTCGGCTATGACCGGCCCCCGCTGCCTGGCCAGGAAATATTCGTAGACAACATCATGACGCATCTCGGCGGGGGAGCAGCCCTGTTCAGCCTGTCCCTCGCCAAGCTCGGCTTGAAGCTTGCGTTCAACGGCATTCTCGGCGACGACTACTATGGTCGCTTCCTGATGAAGCAATTCGAGCAGTATGGTATCGATACCAGTTATATCAATTTGAGCCAGACGGCCAATACGGGAATCTCCATTGCCCTGCATCCCGAGAAGGATCGTTCATTCATTACCTATGCGGGATCGAACGCGCAGCTGAGCCTGCGGCAGCTCGATCGCAGCAGCGTTGCCGAAGGGCGCCATGTCCATCTGACCTGCTACAAGGGGAGCGCGAACCATGCGGATTACATGGAAACGGTCATGGAGCTGAAGAAGCTGGGCGTCACGCTTTCTTTCGATACCGGCTGGGACGATACCGGTGAATGGTACAGAGGTATTCTCGACTTGGCTGCGCAGATCGACGTGTTCTTCATGAATGAGACGGAAGCCATGCACTACACTCGCTGCGCAACCGTGGAGGAGGCCATCACCCATCTGGCCCGGCATGGCAAGCATGTCGTTGTGAAGCTTGGCTCTAAGGGTGCTATGGCCATTGTGGACGGCAAGCGGATTTATCATCCTGGATTCCAGGTAGAGGCGCGGGATACGACGGGAGCGGGAGATTCCTTCAACGCAGGCTATATTTATGGCTATCTGACGGGCAAAGAGCCTGCGGAGTGTCTCGTTTATGGCAATGCATGCGGAGCCTTGTCCGTCAGCGCTTATGGCGGAAGCACCGGAACGTTGGACCATGAGGCCATGCTGCGGTTTATTGCCGGACATACGGATGCTTCGGCGCTTCAAGAGGAGGCTAGAGGATGA
- a CDS encoding LacI family DNA-binding transcriptional regulator, which yields MAVKIKDVAKRAGVSVTTVSRVLNGEKYVKDDLKERVNQAIADLGYSPSQIARSLVRKKTNLIGVIVPDLTSSFYSTILSSIEETASLNDYNLLVCNIIEDIDKEYKYLNVFKEMRVEGIVIMHEKINPEIRSFINALQIPVIFSSVKPADQNFISVIIDDYKAAYDATAYLIQLGHERIGFIGGDMRDVTSGQNRYTGYRNALSDHGRKVIYELIRFGDYKVQSGYQLMSELLEGFNPPTAVFAVSDDMALGAMNCIHDRGLKVPDDISVIGFDGSQLTELVRPRLTSMEQPIHEMGKLTVETIMKLIAGTYRPDGDIIMEHRLVIRDSCNAIDEQIGLPT from the coding sequence ATGGCGGTAAAGATCAAGGATGTTGCCAAGAGGGCGGGAGTTTCTGTAACGACCGTTTCACGCGTGCTGAACGGGGAGAAGTATGTCAAGGACGATTTGAAAGAACGAGTCAATCAGGCGATTGCGGACCTGGGCTACTCCCCCAGCCAAATTGCGCGAAGCTTGGTGCGGAAAAAAACGAACCTCATCGGCGTCATCGTACCGGATCTGACCTCCAGCTTTTATTCGACGATCTTAAGCAGCATTGAAGAGACGGCAAGCCTGAATGACTATAATCTTCTGGTGTGCAACATCATTGAAGATATCGATAAAGAATACAAGTATTTGAACGTATTCAAAGAAATGCGCGTGGAAGGCATCGTGATTATGCACGAGAAGATCAACCCTGAAATAAGAAGCTTTATTAACGCGCTGCAAATCCCGGTTATCTTCTCCAGCGTCAAGCCGGCCGACCAGAATTTCATCTCCGTCATTATCGACGATTATAAGGCGGCATATGACGCGACGGCGTATTTGATCCAATTGGGACATGAGAGAATCGGGTTCATAGGCGGCGATATGCGGGATGTTACATCCGGTCAGAACCGTTATACGGGTTACCGCAACGCTCTTTCCGATCACGGGCGCAAGGTTATTTATGAGTTAATCCGTTTCGGCGATTATAAGGTGCAGAGCGGCTATCAGCTGATGAGCGAGCTGCTCGAAGGCTTTAATCCGCCGACCGCGGTCTTTGCGGTGAGCGACGACATGGCGCTGGGCGCGATGAACTGCATTCATGACCGGGGGCTGAAGGTTCCGGATGACATCTCGGTCATCGGGTTCGACGGAAGCCAATTGACGGAGCTGGTCCGTCCGCGCCTGACCTCGATGGAGCAGCCCATTCATGAGATGGGGAAGCTGACGGTGGAGACGATCATGAAGCTGATTGCCGGAACATATCGTCCGGACGGGGATATCATCATGGAACACCGGCTCGTCATCCGCGACAGCTGCAATGCAATAGACGAACAAATAGGCCTTCCAACATAA
- a CDS encoding phosphoesterase, whose protein sequence is MEIKNPYDKTGQWLRGAFHNHTSNSDGWFPLETVYKMYAEYDFLGISDHDLITKHEGMRRIPTVFEAIEVSSKQTHMLLVNPPHSIMTDYSNEFTIANYQRLTDRTVDNGGFSVLVHPNRYFSNYWNVEDMLKLERYIGIEVYNGDGNPEYDIAFDKWDALLSAGRKVWGFGNDDSHVYGQEKRVWNMVLAADNSNEAITAAIKDGSFYVSTGFGFEAIRTEGSKIIADFRSNALLDGMYKYATLFGKDGRVLKEVTGRFKQIEYECAGDEEYVRISVYLEGGFGAFSQPLFIG, encoded by the coding sequence ATGGAAATCAAGAACCCTTACGACAAAACGGGACAATGGCTAAGAGGGGCGTTTCATAACCATACCTCGAACAGCGACGGTTGGTTTCCGCTTGAAACGGTGTATAAAATGTACGCCGAATATGATTTTCTGGGGATATCCGACCATGATCTGATTACGAAGCACGAAGGGATGCGTCGGATCCCTACCGTTTTTGAAGCGATCGAGGTGAGCAGCAAACAGACGCACATGCTTCTCGTCAATCCGCCGCATTCGATCATGACGGATTATTCGAATGAATTTACGATAGCGAACTATCAGCGTTTGACAGATCGAACCGTGGACAATGGCGGATTTTCGGTACTTGTTCACCCGAATCGATATTTTTCTAATTACTGGAACGTCGAAGATATGCTAAAGTTGGAAAGGTACATCGGTATCGAGGTCTATAACGGAGACGGCAATCCGGAATACGATATCGCTTTCGATAAATGGGATGCTCTCTTATCCGCAGGGCGCAAGGTATGGGGATTCGGCAATGACGACTCCCATGTCTATGGGCAGGAAAAGCGGGTATGGAATATGGTGCTTGCAGCGGACAATTCGAATGAAGCGATCACGGCCGCAATCAAGGACGGCAGCTTTTATGTATCGACTGGCTTCGGGTTCGAAGCGATTCGGACAGAAGGCAGCAAAATCATTGCGGATTTCCGTTCGAATGCACTGCTGGATGGGATGTATAAATACGCTACGTTATTCGGTAAAGATGGAAGAGTGCTTAAGGAAGTTACCGGCCGATTCAAGCAAATCGAGTATGAATGCGCAGGGGATGAGGAATACGTGCGTATTTCGGTATATCTTGAGGGGGGCTTCGGGGCATTTTCCCAGCCGTTATTCATCGGTTGA
- a CDS encoding carbohydrate ABC transporter permease has translation MGNEFYKLSVGEKIFKIVIYLLIIGLCLSIILPFMNILALSFNAGKDAERGGIYFWPRAWSTENFKEVFMSANVGTAFGISIFRTVVGTVASVFLTAMAAYALKGKTLPGVKFFTLLIFFTMLFSGGIIPYYMLLKSLNLTNTIWVYVIPSLYSAWNLIIMRTFFQQIHPSLEESARIDGYNDFSIFMRIIMPLSRPVVAVIALFNAVSHWNDWFTGAFYVRSSNLRPLSTLLQEMLMQAEAMRDTLSQAAGANYDALEKIQVTGNSLKMATIVIVVTPIILIYPFIQKYFAKGVMIGSLKE, from the coding sequence GTGGGAAATGAATTTTACAAGCTGTCAGTGGGAGAGAAGATTTTCAAGATCGTCATTTATTTGCTGATCATAGGCTTGTGCTTGTCGATTATTCTTCCTTTCATGAACATATTGGCTCTATCCTTCAATGCCGGCAAGGATGCCGAGCGGGGGGGAATCTATTTCTGGCCAAGGGCATGGTCGACGGAGAACTTCAAAGAAGTGTTCATGTCTGCGAATGTAGGAACGGCATTTGGCATTTCGATATTCCGAACCGTCGTTGGTACGGTGGCGAGCGTATTTTTGACGGCAATGGCGGCTTATGCGCTGAAAGGGAAAACATTGCCGGGCGTAAAGTTTTTTACGCTCCTTATTTTCTTCACCATGCTGTTCAGCGGGGGAATCATTCCTTATTATATGCTGCTGAAGTCGCTCAATTTGACCAATACGATATGGGTTTACGTGATCCCAAGCTTGTACAGCGCCTGGAATTTGATCATTATGCGGACGTTCTTCCAGCAGATCCATCCCAGTCTCGAGGAATCGGCTCGAATTGATGGATATAATGATTTCTCCATCTTTATGCGGATCATTATGCCGCTCAGCCGCCCGGTTGTCGCGGTGATCGCCTTATTCAATGCCGTGAGTCATTGGAATGATTGGTTCACGGGTGCATTCTACGTGCGTTCGTCCAACCTGCGGCCATTGTCCACTTTATTGCAAGAAATGCTAATGCAGGCTGAAGCGATGAGGGATACACTATCGCAGGCAGCAGGCGCAAACTATGATGCGCTGGAGAAGATCCAAGTGACAGGCAACTCGCTTAAAATGGCCACCATCGTAATCGTGGTCACCCCGATCATACTTATTTATCCATTTATACAGAAATATTTTGCCAAAGGCGTTATGATTGGATCATTGAAGGAATAA
- a CDS encoding extracellular solute-binding protein — MGKKGSIYISVFLILALLLTACSKNNEPANGGKNENNGTKTENAENPADDGKPATWIADRKIKGLVFMGTDDYTEDMNVEIKQKIKDMTGIELELEIMKADHSIDGLIAGIASGDLPDFITFYLNNSGRPEMSVILKAAREGMFTDLTPLIKETKVFSKYLQDDYLPLDTKYGVMFRPEFNGSSYFIHMNVNREGGATTRKYVGGPFIRKDIADTLKVDPRTIKTSEQLYELAKKIKDGGFKDTNGNAVYPIGPSYWGGKEVGALYPDLSWGASDQRIKPDKDGKWLHEAQTEFAMKRIEFVQKLLKEKLIHPEFFTIDESRATEAALNGTSAIIGDMHNYQEFNNDMHYLPIGPLDNADSPYQMQVDFKSGYSGWAIPSTTKNPEEIVKFADFLASREGKLLWQYGIEGRDYTLDEKGNPKVKQEVLDLKASDPNAAKKLGFAGVGNSFGELLGGTDIDRMADFGEMEFGESVHPEVLAGANGLIEYFDWDGKRKDAKINDGYPPLSFLGEFDRGTELKTALDNYNDSLTRAYYTKNLDEAKKVMDSALKQLQAAGLDDYMKLLEQKNADEKTRVKY; from the coding sequence ATGGGGAAGAAAGGGTCAATTTATATCTCGGTGTTCCTTATTCTGGCGTTATTGCTTACGGCTTGCTCCAAGAACAATGAGCCGGCAAACGGTGGCAAGAATGAAAACAACGGAACCAAAACCGAGAATGCGGAAAATCCGGCTGATGACGGAAAACCCGCTACCTGGATTGCTGATCGCAAAATCAAAGGTCTCGTATTCATGGGCACCGATGATTACACAGAGGACATGAATGTGGAAATTAAGCAAAAGATCAAAGATATGACCGGCATCGAGCTCGAGCTCGAAATTATGAAAGCGGATCACTCGATCGACGGCTTGATTGCAGGGATTGCCTCGGGCGACCTGCCGGACTTTATCACCTTCTACTTAAACAACAGCGGCCGTCCGGAAATGTCGGTCATTCTGAAAGCAGCGCGTGAAGGCATGTTCACCGATTTGACGCCGCTCATTAAAGAGACGAAGGTGTTCAGCAAATACTTGCAGGACGACTACCTTCCGCTGGATACGAAATATGGCGTTATGTTTCGTCCCGAATTCAACGGTTCCAGCTATTTCATCCATATGAATGTTAATAGAGAAGGCGGAGCTACTACCCGTAAATATGTAGGAGGCCCGTTCATCCGCAAGGATATTGCGGATACGCTCAAAGTCGATCCTCGTACGATCAAGACAAGCGAGCAGCTCTATGAATTGGCGAAAAAGATTAAGGATGGCGGCTTTAAAGACACGAACGGCAACGCGGTGTATCCGATCGGTCCTTCCTACTGGGGCGGGAAAGAAGTCGGAGCCCTGTATCCAGATCTATCGTGGGGAGCCAGCGATCAGCGTATTAAGCCGGATAAAGACGGCAAATGGCTGCACGAAGCACAAACCGAGTTTGCTATGAAACGAATTGAGTTCGTGCAGAAGCTGCTGAAAGAAAAGCTCATTCATCCGGAGTTCTTCACCATTGATGAGAGCCGTGCAACGGAAGCCGCATTGAACGGAACGTCCGCGATTATCGGCGATATGCACAACTATCAAGAATTCAACAACGACATGCATTACCTCCCGATCGGCCCGCTTGATAATGCCGACTCTCCTTACCAAATGCAGGTTGATTTCAAATCCGGCTACTCCGGCTGGGCGATTCCGTCCACGACGAAAAATCCGGAGGAAATCGTGAAGTTTGCCGATTTCTTGGCCAGCCGCGAAGGTAAATTGCTGTGGCAGTATGGTATTGAAGGCCGCGACTACACGCTGGATGAGAAAGGCAATCCGAAGGTGAAGCAGGAAGTGCTGGATCTGAAAGCAAGTGATCCGAACGCAGCGAAGAAGCTTGGCTTTGCCGGTGTCGGCAATTCCTTCGGCGAGCTGCTGGGTGGAACGGATATTGACCGCATGGCCGACTTTGGCGAGATGGAATTTGGTGAATCCGTCCATCCCGAAGTGCTGGCAGGCGCGAACGGTCTCATCGAATATTTTGACTGGGACGGCAAACGCAAGGATGCCAAAATCAATGACGGTTACCCGCCGCTGTCCTTCCTTGGTGAATTTGACCGTGGCACCGAGCTTAAGACCGCTCTCGATAACTACAATGATAGCTTGACTCGCGCTTACTATACGAAGAATCTGGACGAAGCGAAGAAAGTCATGGACTCCGCTCTGAAGCAATTGCAAGCTGCAGGCCTGGACGACTACATGAAGCTTCTGGAACAGAAGAACGCGGATGAGAAAACGAGAGTGAAATATTAA
- a CDS encoding ABC transporter permease, with product MLTGKLWKRILLHRYLYLMLLPCLLFFIIFSYIPMGGLMLAFKDYKFNLGITGSPWIGFVYFERFFNDYQSMNLIKNTLIISGMKLFLYLPFPIILALMFNEIRGKFFRNVAQSISYLPHFLSWVVVVGLVQRVLAPDTGLLNETIANMGGDGSTYFLMEPDYFYQIMFGSHVWKSIGWDSIIYLAAISGINPDMYEAARMDGASKWREIWHITIPSIMPTILILFILSLGSILSAGFDQLYLLRTPGNMHLSDILDTYIIRVGLQGGQYGYATAVGLMQGLIGFILVVLANRLSRRISDTSVW from the coding sequence ATGCTAACCGGAAAACTGTGGAAACGCATTTTACTGCACCGCTATTTGTACCTGATGCTGCTGCCTTGTCTTCTGTTCTTCATCATCTTCTCCTACATCCCGATGGGGGGACTGATGCTGGCCTTCAAGGATTACAAATTCAATTTGGGGATCACAGGGAGCCCCTGGATCGGGTTTGTGTACTTCGAACGTTTTTTTAATGACTATCAGAGTATGAATCTTATTAAAAACACCTTGATCATTAGCGGAATGAAATTGTTCTTATACTTACCGTTCCCAATTATACTCGCCTTGATGTTTAATGAAATTCGCGGCAAATTCTTCAGAAATGTTGCCCAAAGCATCTCGTATTTGCCTCATTTCCTATCCTGGGTCGTCGTTGTCGGGTTAGTTCAGCGAGTGTTAGCACCGGATACGGGGCTGCTCAATGAAACCATCGCAAATATGGGCGGAGACGGAAGTACCTATTTCTTAATGGAGCCGGATTACTTCTACCAAATCATGTTTGGCAGCCATGTATGGAAATCGATTGGTTGGGACTCGATTATTTATCTGGCGGCAATATCGGGGATCAATCCCGATATGTACGAGGCGGCGCGAATGGATGGTGCCAGCAAGTGGCGTGAAATCTGGCATATTACGATCCCGTCCATCATGCCTACGATTCTCATTCTATTCATTCTATCGCTTGGAAGCATTCTATCGGCAGGCTTCGATCAGCTGTACTTGCTGCGAACGCCCGGTAACATGCATTTATCGGATATATTGGACACCTACATCATTCGTGTAGGGCTGCAGGGAGGGCAATACGGTTATGCAACCGCTGTCGGCTTGATGCAAGGACTGATCGGCTTTATTCTAGTCGTCCTGGCGAATCGGCTTTCCAGACGTATTTCAGACACCTCAGTATGGTAA
- a CDS encoding glycerophosphodiester phosphodiesterase, whose product MKLPMVAAHTGCGTAPDNTYASFLEGVQMKADIVEIDIRVTTDGTAILLHDDSPYLREYTFEQLNRRENRAKLAAAYEEHELVRLEDVLRYVQSHTAKLNLDVKDASGIEPTIALVQQYQAQDRVFITGCSDGITKHYPDIKVLMNTPDSLSREDAADYASFANRICKEASNGAYFGLNMAYGTCHADVTELAREQNLAVWVYTVNEQEEMMRLIELGVNAITTRRPIRLQEVIRGCSV is encoded by the coding sequence ATGAAGCTGCCTATGGTTGCGGCGCATACAGGCTGCGGAACGGCACCGGACAATACATACGCTTCTTTTCTGGAGGGCGTTCAGATGAAGGCGGATATCGTCGAAATCGATATTCGGGTAACTACCGACGGTACCGCAATATTGCTTCATGACGATTCGCCTTACCTAAGGGAGTACACGTTCGAGCAGCTTAACCGGCGAGAAAATCGCGCGAAGCTAGCCGCTGCCTATGAGGAGCACGAGCTTGTCCGGCTGGAAGATGTGCTCCGATACGTCCAGTCTCATACCGCGAAATTGAACCTTGATGTAAAGGATGCGTCCGGCATTGAGCCGACGATCGCTCTCGTTCAGCAGTATCAGGCGCAGGATCGCGTCTTCATCACCGGCTGTTCGGATGGCATAACGAAGCATTATCCGGATATTAAGGTTCTGATGAATACTCCCGACAGCCTGTCGCGGGAGGATGCTGCGGACTACGCTTCCTTCGCGAACCGCATTTGCAAGGAAGCTTCGAACGGCGCTTACTTCGGGCTTAATATGGCATACGGGACCTGTCATGCGGATGTGACGGAGCTGGCACGTGAGCAGAATTTGGCGGTGTGGGTGTATACGGTAAACGAGCAAGAAGAGATGATGCGCCTGATCGAGCTGGGAGTAAATGCGATTACTACGCGGCGGCCGATCCGGCTTCAAGAGGTAATCCGAGGGTGCTCCGTATAG
- a CDS encoding VOC family protein, which translates to MIKHEAIHHVSLIVSDIERARAFYKEILGLREIPRPPFDFPGEWFAVGETGQQLHLIVHDGQTKRTGGIDTRDGHFAIRVGDFDETVEWLRQHGIEHRANRDSITGFAQIFLLDPDRNVIELNAARR; encoded by the coding sequence ATGATAAAGCATGAAGCGATTCATCACGTGAGCCTGATCGTGAGCGACATCGAACGGGCAAGGGCGTTCTATAAGGAAATACTCGGCTTGCGCGAGATACCGAGACCGCCCTTCGACTTTCCCGGCGAGTGGTTTGCCGTCGGCGAGACGGGGCAACAGCTGCACTTGATCGTACACGATGGACAAACGAAGCGAACCGGCGGCATCGACACGCGGGACGGCCATTTTGCCATCCGGGTCGGCGATTTCGACGAAACCGTCGAATGGCTGCGGCAGCATGGCATTGAGCATCGGGCTAATCGCGACAGCATTACCGGATTCGCGCAAATTTTTCTGCTTGATCCCGATCGTAATGTTATTGAACTGAATGCAGCGCGGCGCTAA